A single window of Anopheles moucheti chromosome 2, idAnoMoucSN_F20_07, whole genome shotgun sequence DNA harbors:
- the LOC128297305 gene encoding prefoldin subunit 3, whose translation MEEIELPKLETDQKSYAGIPEAVFVDDVEQYMKDSGNEDNVEKVLKNFDEQHSKYRFMEYNMVSRRRRLRQQIPDLTKNLEMIKNLREQSDDQVTQFLLSDQVFVKTIMPPTKTVCLWLGANVMLEYPLDEAEELLRQNKKSAEVNLRCLEHDQEFLRDQITTTEVNMARVHNYDVKKRQALKASGEDKA comes from the exons ATGGAAGAGATCGAATTACCAAAACTAGAAACCGACCAAAAATCATATGCGGGCATTCCGGAGGCTGTGTTTGTC GATGATGTAGAGCAGTACATGAAAGATTCTGGCAACGAGGATAACGTCGAAAAGGTGCTGAAGAACTTTGACGAGCAACACAGCAAGTACCGTTTTATGGAATACAACATGGTATCGCGCAGGAGACGGCTGCGGCAGCAAATTCCAGACCTCACGAAAAACCTGGAAATGATCAAGAACCTGCGCGAGCAATCGGACGACCAGGTGACCCAGTTTCTGCTAAGCGACCAGGTGTTCGTGAAGACGATCATGCCGCCCACGAAAACGGTGTGCCTGTGGCTCGGTGCAAACGTCATGCTCGAGTACCCGCTGGACGAGGCGGAGGAACTGCTGCGCCAGAACAAGAAGTCGGCCGAGGTGAACCTGCGGTGTCTGGAACACGATCAGGAATTTTTGCGCGATCAAATCACCACGACCGAGGTGAACATGGCCCGGGTGCACAACTACGACGTGAAGAAGCGGCAAGCGTTGAAGGCATCAGGAGAGGACAAAGCGTAG
- the LOC128297304 gene encoding c-Myc-binding protein homolog, whose protein sequence is MSNYKPIDLSKEDFRKYLDRQGVLDAITKVLVKCNTERPEHALDFVVETLSETHGNLKTQLFDAHQEIERLKKELSELKEEEKTGKPALVSSGPVVKQEAEIDTATATNGGVEIPAGNDDSVGEVAASVEVTATQDLDAVVPSTTAELTVPKETPPVSSSKEEVQENAVATAAAPSPNDAPDAKEPNTSESSK, encoded by the exons ATGTCGAACTACAAG CCAATTGATCTGTCGAAGGAGGACTTTCGCAAATATTTGGACAGGCAAGGTGTGCTGGATGCGATAACGAAAGTGCTGGTAAAATGCAACACCGAACGGCCGGAACATGCGCTTGACTTTGTGGTGGAAACGTTGAGTGAAACGCACGGCAACTTGAAAACGCAACTATTCGATGCACATCAGGAAATCGAACGACTGAAAAAGGAACTAAGCGAACTGAAGGAGGAGGAGAAAACGGGAAAACCAGCTCTCGTTTCGTCGGGCCCAGTTGTGAAGCAAGAGGCAGAGATCGATACGGCAACGGCAACCAATGGTGGTGTTGAGATACCAGCCGGAAACGACGATAGTGTTGGAGAAGTCGCAGCAAGTGTTGAAGTCACCGCGACACAAGATCTGGACGCGGTTGTGCCATCGACTACGGCCGAGCTTACCGTTCCGAAAGAAACTCCACCAGTATCGTCCAGCAAGGAAGAAGTTCAGGAGAATGCAGTAGCCACTGCTGCGGCTCCATCCCCGAACGATGCGCCGGACGCTAAGGAACCAAACACCAGCGAAAGCAGCAAGTAA